In the Candidatus Dormiibacterota bacterium genome, GCGGCCGATATCTTCAAGCGGCTGAATCGCCGCGTCGAACTTGCCGTTGCCGACCTCGTCGAACGCGGCATCGCCTGCGGCGAGCTGCAGCGCACGAGCCAGCGTCTGAGCTCACGCTCGATCGCGCAATCGTTGATCGCATCGATGCGAGTCATCAGTTCGCTTGCCCGCGACGGCGGGGATTTCGACCGCCGCGCCGAGGCCATGATCGCCCTCCTCCTCGAGGGCCTGCGGCGCTCCTAATCGGCGGGTTTCAGGAGTTCCACGCGCTGCGGATAGATCGGGCGGTTAATCACCCGCTCGAGCGCATCTTCTTTCGCGCTCAGTACGAGTTCGCAGAAACGTTGAAAGCTTTCGCGCTCGGCTTCGCCTTCGGCAAAGCGTTCGTTCGCGGTGAGGTCGGTTTTACCGACGGCCGGTAAAAACGCGATATAGCGGCCGTCGTCGTCCTCGCCCACCCGCACCAGGCCTTCGTCCGAAAAGATCGCCACCGCACGCGACACGGTGCGTTCGTTTGCCTTAGCGATATCGAGCGTGCGAGCGATATCCACGTAGCTCATCCGCACGACCCCGTCGCGCGCCAGCCCTCTGATGCCACGATATAACTCGCGCAGCACGCCGAGCGTCGGCGCTTCCCGGTCGATGATAAAGTCGTTGATGGAGCGATCTTTCTCGCCGAATAGCAGATGGATCTGCGCGTCGGCCCCATCGCGACCGGCGCGGCCGGCTTGCTGATTGAATTCGGTAAAATCGAAGTTGAGGTGGTAGAGCACCACGTCGCGCACATCGGGGAGATCGATCCCTTCGCCGAACGCCGAGGTCGCAACGACGATGCGTAGCGCGCCCTCCCTAAAATAGCGTTCCACCTCGGTGCGTTCGTGCGACGGCATACCCGCATGATAGAACATGACGGCGTTGGGATAGTGCTTGCGGAGCGCCTCCGCTACGCTGGTAGCCTCTTTACGAGAATTACAATACACGATCGCTTTGTGGCCGTCCGCCACGAGATCTTTGAGGTACTGCGCCTTATCCTTGGTGCCGCGCGCGTCGACGACGTGCAGATTCTCTCGCACCGTAGGGTCGATCACCCACGCGTCGATCCGCAGCTCGCGGACGATGTGTGCGAACGCATCGTCCGCGGCCGTTGCCGTCAGGGCGAGAATTTGCGGGTTGCCGAGGCTGGCGATCGTGCGTCCGAGTTTGCCGTACGCCGCGCGGTGTTTGGACTCGTAGAGATGGTGCGCCTCGTCGACGACGACGAACGACGGGCTGCTCGCTCCCGTAAACGACGTGCGATGGTATTCGAGGAACTCCGGCGTGGCCAAGATGATGTCCCAGGCTCCGGCTTCCAGCGCCGCAAAGAGATCTTCGCGTTCTTCCGCCGAGATCGAACCGTTGGCGCGATGAATCCGTAAGCCGAGCGCATCGAGGCGGCGGATCATCGCTTCATATTGATCGTTCGCCAGAGCACGAAGCGGATAGATGACCAGCGTTTTTTCGCCTCCGGTCAGCGCGCGCAGCGCGGCCGGGTATTGAAAGCAGAACGATTTCCCACGCCCGGTCCCGAGAACGGCGAGCGTGTTGCGCCCCGCTTCGACCCGTTCCAACACGGCGCGCTGCGCTTCGTGCGGCTCGGAGTCGCCGATCAGCGCTGCGCGGATGCGGCGCGCGTCGCCGTCCCACGCCTCGCGCGATCGGTCGCCTTCCGCACGTCGCTCGAGCGTCGCCAGCGCGTCGCGCGATACCTCGATGTTGACGCCCCGGAAGCGCTCGCCGCCGGGGGCCGCCTGCGTGCCGGTAAGCGAGGCAATGCGCGCGCGATAGCGCACTCCGCCATCGATCTGCGGCGCAAGATGCTTCGCGATCCCCGCGCGGACGAACCCCAGCTGCACGGCTCCATAGTGAACCGCGATAGCATTCGGATCTTTGGGATTATCGGGTTGACGCCGTAGCTCCAGCGCGAAGCCCTCTTCCAAACCGTGGAGATGATCTTGGCGTCCCTCGAACGAGACGCCCACGATTTTGGTGAAGAACGACGATGCGCCCGCAATCGAGGCAAAGCGATCGTCGATATACTCGTGCGCCTTCGCAAACGTCGCGTCGAGAAACGACCCCAACGGGTCGTTCGAGTTGGCCAGCGCGCGCTCGAATGCCGCCTCCGACGGGGTCGGAGGCGGCAGCGTCGATTTACTTTTCGGTGTGCTCGTGATCGGTGCCCGGCTCCGGTTCGAAGCCTTCGAGATTGAGCGTAATCTCTTCGTGCCCTTGGTCGAAGGCGGCATCGTGCAGCCCGAAATTCTGCGCGTCGAGCGGGTCGACACCCTCGATCGATTCCGATTCGTGCG is a window encoding:
- a CDS encoding helicase-related protein produces the protein MGSFLDATFAKAHEYIDDRFASIAGASSFFTKIVGVSFEGRQDHLHGLEEGFALELRRQPDNPKDPNAIAVHYGAVQLGFVRAGIAKHLAPQIDGGVRYRARIASLTGTQAAPGGERFRGVNIEVSRDALATLERRAEGDRSREAWDGDARRIRAALIGDSEPHEAQRAVLERVEAGRNTLAVLGTGRGKSFCFQYPAALRALTGGEKTLVIYPLRALANDQYEAMIRRLDALGLRIHRANGSISAEEREDLFAALEAGAWDIILATPEFLEYHRTSFTGASSPSFVVVDEAHHLYESKHRAAYGKLGRTIASLGNPQILALTATAADDAFAHIVRELRIDAWVIDPTVRENLHVVDARGTKDKAQYLKDLVADGHKAIVYCNSRKEATSVAEALRKHYPNAVMFYHAGMPSHERTEVERYFREGALRIVVATSAFGEGIDLPDVRDVVLYHLNFDFTEFNQQAGRAGRDGADAQIHLLFGEKDRSINDFIIDREAPTLGVLRELYRGIRGLARDGVVRMSYVDIARTLDIAKANERTVSRAVAIFSDEGLVRVGEDDDGRYIAFLPAVGKTDLTANERFAEGEAERESFQRFCELVLSAKEDALERVINRPIYPQRVELLKPAD